From Dechloromonas sp. A34:
CCGCCGAGTTCGTGCGCCGGAAATTTTCTCGTGAGGCGATGGCCCACGGGATGGAGGCGCTCTATCAGCGCCTGATCGATGCGGAGCGTCCGTGAGCGATATCGCCAGCGACTCGATTCGCGACATTCTGTTGATCGGCGTCGCCCGCATCGGCGACACCCTGCTGTTGACGCCGGCGATGCGGGCGCTGAAGCAGCGCTATCCGGCGGCCCGGCTGACCGTCCTGGCCCATCCGAAACGCTGCGAAGTCCTGGAGAACCTCGATTTCATCGACACGCTGGGCCCCATAACCAAAAACACCGCGTTGCTGAAGGGCTGGCTGCCTGGTCGACAATTCGATCTGGCCTTTGTCTATGGCCGTGACGCCGCATTGCTACGTTATGCCCTGCGTTGTTCGCAGCGGGTCTATTGCTTTGCCGACCAGGAACTTCCGGCGGCAGCCGACGGCCGCCTGTTCCCTGTCGAACGATCGCATGGTGTGCACGCTGTGCGAGAGAGACTGGCGCTCGTCGAAGCCGCCGGCGTACAGGCGAGTGACTGGCGTCTGGCCTATAGCGTGACGCCGGCAGAAAGGCAGGCTGCCGAACAGCTGCTTGCCGGGCGCGGCGCGCTCGGGCGGCGTCCCCGGGTCGGCCTGCAGGCCTTCAGCTTTCCGACCAAGGCTCACCGCGACTGGCCCCTGGAAAACTTTTCCCGGCTCATCGAGCGGGTTCTGGATGCGCATCCGGACGCCCTGTTCCTGATCCTCGGCGATGCCGGTGCGGCAGTTCGGGCCAAGCCGCTGGCCGAACGTTTTCCGGCGCATGTCGAGGTTGTCGCCGGCAACCAGTCGTTGCGCGCCAGCGCCGCCTTGATGAGCCTTCTCGATCTCTATGTCGGTGTCGATACCGGGCCCACCCATATCGCCGGAGCGCTCGGCGTGCCGATGGTGGCGATGTATCACCATCTCTATCCCGGCGCCAACCTCGCGCCCTTGCAGAATCCGCAGTGCACCATCGTCGAGCATCCCGCCACCGGTCACTCCGCTACTGCCGCGACGTCCGGCATGGAAGCGATCCCGGCCGATACCATTACCGCTCATGCGCTGGAACACCTGGCGTTGGCGGCTGCAATCGGCGAAAAGTCCTAAGCCATGTGCGGCATTCTCGGCTATCTCGATTCCGCCCGCAGGCCCGGTGCCTGGCGCCTCGATGCGGCGGTCGGCGCACTCCATCATCGCGGTCCGGACGACTCCGGTACCTGGCTGGGCGGCGGGGTCGGCCTTGGTTTCGTCCGCCTCTCCATCATCGACCTGTCGCCGGCCGGCCATCAGCCGATGCTCAGCCCGGACGGTCGCTACACCATCGTCTTCAACGGCGAGATCTACAACTTTCCGGAACTGCGTAGCCAACTCGAAGCGGCGGGCGAGCGCTTTGTCGGTCATTCCGATACCGAGGTCCTGCTCCGGCTCTTCCAGCGCCTCGGCCTCGAGGGCTGCGTCGCCCGTCTGCGCGGCATGTTCGCCTTTGCCGTTTGGGATAGCAGCGAGCACACGCTGTCCGTGGTCCGCGACCGCCTCGGCGTCAAGCCGCTGGTCTATGCCGAGACCGCCAACGGTTTCGCCTTCGCTTCCGAGATCGGCAGCCTGTTCGAACTGGTGCCGGATCTTTCGCGCCGGGTCGATCCGACCGCCATCGACCATTACCTGACCTACCAGTACGTGCCTTCGCCGCGCACCGGTTTTGCGGCGATCCGCAAGCTGCCGCCGGCGCACGCCATGGTTGTCCGCGACGGGCGCATCGAGCGCTGTTTCCGTTACTGGGACATCGATCCGACGCAGCGCAGCCAGCTTTCCTTCGCCGAGGCGGCCGAAGCGCTGCGCGAGCAGGTCCTCGAAGCCACGCGTCTGCGCATGGTGGCCGACGTGCCGCTCGGCGCTTTTCTTTCCGGCGGCGTCGATTCCAGCATCACGGTGGCCGCGATGGCCCGCCAGCGCGGCGATGCGATCAAGACCTATGCCATCGGTTTCGAAGACGAAGGCCTCGACGAGTCGCGCTATGCCCGCGAGGTCGCCCGTCATCTCGGCACCGACCACCATGAGGCGATCTGCCGTCCCGACGCCGTGGCGCTGCTGCCGCAGCTGATCGGACAGCTCGGCGAGCCTTTTGCCGACAACTCCATCCTGCCGACCTACTACGTCGCCGAATTCGCTCGCCGCGACGTCACCGTTGCCTTGACCGGCGATGGCGGCGACGAAGCTTTCGCCGGTTATCGCCGTCACCTCCATCTCGACCGCGTCGACCGGCTTGAGGGACGTGGCCTGCTGCCCGCCTGGCGCGGCCTGCGCCGGGCCACGGTGGCGCTCGAGAACGGCCTGCGGCGGGGCGGGCGCAAGCGCGCTTTCCCGCATGCGGTCGGCGACCAGATACTGACCCTGCCGCCGCTCGAACGCTTCCGCCATCTCGTCGCCTACTTCCCGGAAGCCGAGAAGGCCGGGCTGCTCGTGCCAGCCTTCCGCGCCGCCATCGAGGAAGACTCGCTGGCTTCGCTCCAGGCCGCCTGGGACCGCAGCGCCGGCCAGAGCGATCGGCTCAACCGCTGGCTCTACGTCGATAGCCAGACCTACCTGCCAGACGACATCCTGGCCAAGGTGGACATCGCCAGCATGGCCGTCTCGCTTGAATGCCGCTCGCCCTTCCTCGACCATCGCGTCGTCGAGTTCGCCGCCAGCCTGCCCGCCGCTTACAAGCTGGGGCCACGTGGACGGGGCAAACACCTGCTGAAGAGCGCTTTTGCCGACTGGTTTCCAGCGGGTTTCCTCGACCGCAAGAAAATGGGCTTTTCGGCGCCGACCGGGCGCTGGTTGCGCGAAGATCTGCAACCGATGTTGCGCCACAGCCTGCTCGGCTCCCCGGCCTTGCAAGGCTGGCTCCAGCCAGCCACGGTAAACCGGCTGGTCGATGATCACCTGAGCGGCCGCGCCTCGCACGCCAAGCGTCTCTGGTCGCTGCTCTGCCTGGCGCTGTGGGTCGAGCGTTTCGGAGTCGTTGGGTGAGCCGCGCCCTGCCGATCCTGATGTACCACCACGTCAGTCCGGCCCCGGGACTGGTCACGCTGTCGCCGGCCTGCTTTCGCGACCAGATCTCGGCGCTCGCCCGGGCCGGCTGGAAGAGCGTCGGCAGCGCCGAGCTCGAAGCCTTCCTGGCCGGCAAGCCCTTGCCTGAA
This genomic window contains:
- a CDS encoding glycosyltransferase family 9 protein: MSDIASDSIRDILLIGVARIGDTLLLTPAMRALKQRYPAARLTVLAHPKRCEVLENLDFIDTLGPITKNTALLKGWLPGRQFDLAFVYGRDAALLRYALRCSQRVYCFADQELPAAADGRLFPVERSHGVHAVRERLALVEAAGVQASDWRLAYSVTPAERQAAEQLLAGRGALGRRPRVGLQAFSFPTKAHRDWPLENFSRLIERVLDAHPDALFLILGDAGAAVRAKPLAERFPAHVEVVAGNQSLRASAALMSLLDLYVGVDTGPTHIAGALGVPMVAMYHHLYPGANLAPLQNPQCTIVEHPATGHSATAATSGMEAIPADTITAHALEHLALAAAIGEKS
- the asnB gene encoding asparagine synthase (glutamine-hydrolyzing); protein product: MCGILGYLDSARRPGAWRLDAAVGALHHRGPDDSGTWLGGGVGLGFVRLSIIDLSPAGHQPMLSPDGRYTIVFNGEIYNFPELRSQLEAAGERFVGHSDTEVLLRLFQRLGLEGCVARLRGMFAFAVWDSSEHTLSVVRDRLGVKPLVYAETANGFAFASEIGSLFELVPDLSRRVDPTAIDHYLTYQYVPSPRTGFAAIRKLPPAHAMVVRDGRIERCFRYWDIDPTQRSQLSFAEAAEALREQVLEATRLRMVADVPLGAFLSGGVDSSITVAAMARQRGDAIKTYAIGFEDEGLDESRYAREVARHLGTDHHEAICRPDAVALLPQLIGQLGEPFADNSILPTYYVAEFARRDVTVALTGDGGDEAFAGYRRHLHLDRVDRLEGRGLLPAWRGLRRATVALENGLRRGGRKRAFPHAVGDQILTLPPLERFRHLVAYFPEAEKAGLLVPAFRAAIEEDSLASLQAAWDRSAGQSDRLNRWLYVDSQTYLPDDILAKVDIASMAVSLECRSPFLDHRVVEFAASLPAAYKLGPRGRGKHLLKSAFADWFPAGFLDRKKMGFSAPTGRWLREDLQPMLRHSLLGSPALQGWLQPATVNRLVDDHLSGRASHAKRLWSLLCLALWVERFGVVG